The following proteins come from a genomic window of Polaribacter dokdonensis:
- a CDS encoding class I SAM-dependent methyltransferase — MKNFYSITLLCFLSIGGSFSSFGQIQENVSRDYTYKKGDFNGIGKWYLGREIAYVMGFEGINWLERSSREKEENTSKLIKNMNIKATDVIADIGAGSGYHVFKMASLNYKGDVYAVDIQPEMLNAILRNPKFEKYTNIELVQGDEKSVNLPENTFDKVLMVDVYHEFSYPKEMILSIKKALKSEGKIYLIEYRMEDTSVPIKTIHKMSEKQAIKELEAAGFKLDKNIGNLPWQHCMVFSKQ; from the coding sequence ATGAAAAACTTCTATTCAATCACTTTACTTTGCTTTTTATCCATTGGTGGAAGTTTTTCAAGTTTTGGGCAAATTCAAGAGAATGTATCTAGAGATTACACTTACAAAAAAGGCGATTTTAATGGCATTGGAAAATGGTATTTAGGTAGAGAAATTGCTTATGTAATGGGTTTTGAAGGTATTAATTGGTTAGAACGTTCTTCTCGTGAAAAAGAAGAAAATACTTCTAAATTAATTAAAAACATGAACATAAAAGCTACTGATGTCATTGCAGATATTGGTGCAGGTTCAGGTTATCACGTCTTTAAAATGGCGTCTTTAAATTATAAAGGTGATGTATATGCTGTAGATATTCAGCCAGAAATGTTGAATGCCATTTTAAGAAATCCGAAGTTTGAAAAATACACCAATATAGAACTCGTTCAAGGAGATGAAAAATCAGTAAACTTACCCGAAAATACATTCGATAAAGTTTTAATGGTTGATGTTTATCATGAATTTAGTTATCCTAAAGAAATGATTTTATCCATTAAAAAAGCTTTAAAATCAGAAGGAAAAATATATCTGATAGAATACAGAATGGAAGATACTTCTGTACCCATAAAAACCATTCATAAAATGAGTGAAAAGCAAGCTATTAAAGAACTAGAAGCTGCTGGTTTTAAGCTCGATAAAAATATCGGAAATTTACCTTGGCAACATTGCATGGTTTTTAGCAAGCAATAA
- the msrA gene encoding peptide-methionine (S)-S-oxide reductase MsrA has protein sequence MKFYKAFFTITFSLLLFSCLGFSKKDAKTNENNKITKNYTPSKETKVAYFASGCFWCVEAIFESVRGVEEAVSGYAGGQTKNPTYQSIGTGRTGHAETVAVYYNPDVVSFETLVSVFFGSHNPTTKDGQHPDYGTQYRSIAFYSTDEEKQIIEAKIDELNKSTYNNQIVTEVTKHTKFYEAEEYHQDFEKRNPNQGYVKAVSVPRLNKFKKKFPELLKKESH, from the coding sequence ATGAAATTTTACAAAGCTTTTTTTACAATTACATTTTCTTTATTACTTTTTTCATGTTTAGGTTTTTCTAAAAAAGATGCTAAGACCAATGAAAATAATAAGATTACTAAAAATTATACACCATCTAAAGAAACCAAAGTTGCCTATTTTGCAAGTGGATGTTTTTGGTGTGTAGAGGCTATTTTTGAGAGTGTAAGAGGAGTAGAAGAGGCAGTTTCTGGTTATGCAGGAGGTCAAACAAAAAATCCTACTTATCAATCTATTGGAACAGGCAGAACAGGTCATGCAGAAACTGTTGCAGTTTATTATAACCCAGATGTGGTTTCTTTTGAGACTTTAGTAAGTGTATTTTTTGGTTCTCATAATCCTACTACTAAAGATGGTCAGCATCCAGATTATGGAACTCAATATAGGTCTATTGCTTTTTATAGTACAGATGAAGAAAAACAAATAATTGAGGCAAAGATTGATGAATTAAATAAATCTACTTATAACAATCAAATTGTGACTGAGGTTACTAAGCATACTAAGTTTTATGAGGCTGAGGAATATCATCAAGATTTTGAGAAGAGAAACCCTAATCAAGGATATGTGAAAGCAGTTTCTGTACCTAGATTAAATAAATTTAAAAAGAAGTTTCCTGAATTGTTAAAAAAAGAAAGTCACTAG